The segment TGCTGATACTGAACGAACGATAAATACCAACCGGTGTAACGTTAATGGCCAATTGCCAGCAATGCAGATCTCTCGAAATAGAAGTAGTTAAATACTGTAATGTTTTTGTTTGAATATCAAACGTACCATTCGCCTGCACTTTCCATTTCTCTGTTAAATTAAAATCGCCGTTGAAGTTCACCGATTGTGTGATCAATGTTTCGAACCCGGAGTAATCCAGTTTTAATTGGCGGTTCAGATTCAAAGAATAGCTGAAGCTTAAACTCCAGGGAATATTAAAATCAGCAAACTCACCTGGGTTACGTTGTATTGCATTCAGCTCACGGCTTTGTTCATCATAATCTCCATTATTCCGCCTGTTGCGTTCTGATTCTTGTTTTTCTTTTTCTTTCTTTTCGTCTTTTGGTTTGCTTTTGAATTGCGTACTCACTGATACAAACCCACTGGTAAAACGGCCTAACGAAAACTTATCGGCCTGCCATGCATATTCCCGTTTACGGAATCCTGTTTTAGGATCTACCTGGTAAGGCGAAACATTTGCACCGGCAGTTAAGCTGATCTTTTCAAACAAATTACTACGCAGGTAAAAATTAAAATCACTCAGCGCAAATGAATCGGCAAGCATATTATAACTGGTGCTCACACCAAAACCATCTATCAGGCGTACCTTTTTATCTGCTGCCTCTGAAGTATCTTTTTTATCCCGCACTTTCATCTCCAGGTTATTATCGATCGATAAATTGATAGAACCCGAACGGCCATCAGGAATATTAGCTGCCTGTGAGCCATTAAACTTATCGAACCATAATTCTCGTCCTGTTGAATCAACCTGTGCACGGTACCATTTGCTCCTGTTCATATCCGGTCTGTATCCCAATCCAAACGTGGGACGAATAACATGACGCAACGCTTTGACGTTTCCTTTCTTAAAATCAAGTTTACCAAACACAGCCGTACTGAAGTTCAAACCAAAGCTCATTTGCCGTTCCTGGTAAAAACCTTTTTCACTAACTGTTTCAACCGATTTGGTTGCAGGGTTCCAGCGGCGTACAAAAGTGCGTGAGTGCCATGTTTCATCGTAACTGATGGCAGGACCAACCTGCAAGGGTCCTAATGCAGGTAAAGAAAGCTGAATAGGAATACTGTGTCGTGCACTCCATGTTGCCGTATCGAGTAAATGTTTGAGTGTAAAGGTTGAATCAGTAAATGAAACCTGGTTACGGAAAGTTCCATTATACGACACACCTAGTTTTTCGTACCATTTAGGCGTACCAACAAATTCTTTTTTCTGAAAAGGATACAGTGTGTTCACAGTAAAACCAATATCGGGCAAGCTGATATTGTATTGTTTCTGATTCGTGTTTTGATTATGATTTGCAGTTACCGATAAATTAAAAGGTTTGCCCGCCCATGTACGTTGGTAAGCAATGGAAGATTGCAAGGTATTATTGAAGTTCTGCGACGCATTGTTGGGGAAGTAACGGTTAAACAAACTCGTGGCAACGTTTACACTTGCACTGAATGATTGCCCGGGTCTTGCCTTGCCATCTAAACTATGATTCCACTGAACAGAAAAGTTACGGTTTGGCGGAACATAATCAGGATCGCCCTTGAAACCAATTTTTGTATTGAGGTAACTGATGTTGAACCCGCCATTGTAGCGGTAACGCTTACGATATGTTGGTGAAAGAAATAAGCTATACGAACCGTATGAATAAATATTGGCCCTGATGGTAGCATCCCAATATTCACCAACTGTTTTATAATATCCCAATCCTTCCAAACCAAAACCCAACTGATCATTCGCTACAGGTTGCGGTGGTAACAGTCCTGTTCTTCTACCCTGTTTCATGGGGAATAAACCAAACGGCAAACCAAGAGGGATCGGCACGTTTTCAAACTCAGGTCGCACCAAACCTGTAACAGCCACTTTATTGCTGATGAATTTTACTTTACGTGCTTTAAACGCAAAGTGTGGTGTATCATAATTACAGGAAGTGAACCTTGCTTTCTCAGCAAAGAAAACAGTTGGGCTGATACGTTTTACTTTCTCCCCATAGATAAACATCTCCCCTTCCTGCGTATAAGTACCGATGGTTAAGCCACGTTGTGTTTTAAAATTATAACGGATGGTATCTGATGTAAATGCACTTTCACCTTGTTTGAAGGCCGGCACGCCAATTGGTTTGCCCGTACTGTCCTTGATAGAAAAAGCGGTGAGTATCTGTGTGGGTTGATCGAGCCGTATAACAGAAGCATCGAGTGCCACATCTTTAAACTTAACCGATGCTTTGTTATAAAGGAAGATCTGTTTACCCGGGATATCGATCACCATTGAATCTTCGGCTTCAAAATCAACCGGCGCATCAATAGAATCTTTTGACAGTTTAAAATCAAACGTATCGATCTTCTGCACCAGCGAATCTTTGCGTTGTAAAGAATCGACAAGATTGACTGAATCTTTTTTAACCGGCACTGTATCAATTAACATTCTGTTCTGCTGCGCTGCTGCGCCTTCTCTCGTCTGTAATGCAGGTTTAGTGATCGGCTGTTTTTTTGGTTTAACAGGTGTTGTATCAGCAACTGCAAATGTTAAAGCTTGCAGAAAATGAGATGATGAATGAAATGCAGAGCGACCACTTACCGTTAGGCCATAGAGCAGCAATGCTGCAACAGCGGTGATGAAAACAGATTTATGATTAACTTTACGGCGTTGGAACATATACGGTGGCGACAAAAATAGCCACAATTGCATTAACGAACTGTGAATGTTGCTTTTGAATTACTAACTCAAAACGAAATTCGAACTATGAACAAGAACTGGTTTCCCGGAATTGCCTGTTTGCTGATGGTGGGTGTGGTGGCTATCTCCTTCACCAGTAAAAAAAATAATACATCTGCTGCAGCAGGAAAGATCAGGACCATTGTTATTGATGCCGGCCATGGTTTTAAAGGAACTATTGGTGCACGCCATGGCTCATTTGGCACAGAAGTATCCGAAGATCAGATCTCGTATGAAGTTGCCAAACGATTGGTGACTATTCTTCAGAAAGAAATGCCTGAAGTGAAAATTCTTGAATCGAGACCCTCCATTTATTTTGTAGAGAACAAGGCACGTGCTGAATTTGCCAACAATAATAAAGGCGATCTGTTTGTATCCATCCACTGCAACTATGTTCCTAAACTGAGAGAAGTAGTGAGAGAAGGCTCTCGTAAAGAAACCTACTATGTTACAACCGGAAAAGGCAAGAGCAAAAAACGTGTAAAGAAAACAAGAACAGTTCCTGTTTATAAGACCTACTACCACGCCAATCCTGCACACGGCACCGAAACCTATGTGTTTGCCGCCCACAAACAGGACGATAAAGAAGATTTCATTCTTGAAAACGGCGATATTTTCAGCAATGAAGAAGATGATGGTACTATTAATGCCAACATTAACGACCCCATTGTGAAACAACAAGTAGCCCTCTGGACCAAACAGTTTTTTGGGAACAGCGTAAAACTGGCCTCTATTGTTGAGGAAGAATTTGTAGGCATCGGCCGTTTCAGCCGTGGTGTGAAGCAACGCCAGAAAGGTATTTGGGTATTGCAGGCCACTGCTATGCCAAGTATTTTGATCGAGTTGGGCTTTTTATCGCACAGACCCGAAGAGGAATACCTGATCAGTGAAGAAGGCCAGCAACAAATGGTTGAAAGTATCGCCCGTTCAATCAAGCGCTACAAAGACCTGGTGGAAAAACCTGCGGTGCAAAATGCGGCTAATAATTCCCGTAAGTAATTAGTTTACAATTTTTAACAGCTGTTTCTGCCCTTCTTCTTGGCGGCGGGTAAACATTTCTTATTTTTGGCCAGAGATGCAGCAAAATGCTTCTCCTTCACCAACTCATGAAATGAGCCATAAAATTTCCGAGCTATTATCATTTACCAGCTCTCCAAATTTTACGGCGAATTGCATGTGGCCAAAAGCAA is part of the Lacibacter sediminis genome and harbors:
- a CDS encoding putative LPS assembly protein LptD, translating into MQLWLFLSPPYMFQRRKVNHKSVFITAVAALLLYGLTVSGRSAFHSSSHFLQALTFAVADTTPVKPKKQPITKPALQTREGAAAQQNRMLIDTVPVKKDSVNLVDSLQRKDSLVQKIDTFDFKLSKDSIDAPVDFEAEDSMVIDIPGKQIFLYNKASVKFKDVALDASVIRLDQPTQILTAFSIKDSTGKPIGVPAFKQGESAFTSDTIRYNFKTQRGLTIGTYTQEGEMFIYGEKVKRISPTVFFAEKARFTSCNYDTPHFAFKARKVKFISNKVAVTGLVRPEFENVPIPLGLPFGLFPMKQGRRTGLLPPQPVANDQLGFGLEGLGYYKTVGEYWDATIRANIYSYGSYSLFLSPTYRKRYRYNGGFNISYLNTKIGFKGDPDYVPPNRNFSVQWNHSLDGKARPGQSFSASVNVATSLFNRYFPNNASQNFNNTLQSSIAYQRTWAGKPFNLSVTANHNQNTNQKQYNISLPDIGFTVNTLYPFQKKEFVGTPKWYEKLGVSYNGTFRNQVSFTDSTFTLKHLLDTATWSARHSIPIQLSLPALGPLQVGPAISYDETWHSRTFVRRWNPATKSVETVSEKGFYQERQMSFGLNFSTAVFGKLDFKKGNVKALRHVIRPTFGLGYRPDMNRSKWYRAQVDSTGRELWFDKFNGSQAANIPDGRSGSINLSIDNNLEMKVRDKKDTSEAADKKVRLIDGFGVSTSYNMLADSFALSDFNFYLRSNLFEKISLTAGANVSPYQVDPKTGFRKREYAWQADKFSLGRFTSGFVSVSTQFKSKPKDEKKEKEKQESERNRRNNGDYDEQSRELNAIQRNPGEFADFNIPWSLSFSYSLNLNRQLKLDYSGFETLITQSVNFNGDFNLTEKWKVQANGTFDIQTKTLQYLTTSISRDLHCWQLAINVTPVGIYRSFSISINPKSGLLRDLRINRSKFFYNLPQ
- a CDS encoding N-acetylmuramoyl-L-alanine amidase family protein encodes the protein MNKNWFPGIACLLMVGVVAISFTSKKNNTSAAAGKIRTIVIDAGHGFKGTIGARHGSFGTEVSEDQISYEVAKRLVTILQKEMPEVKILESRPSIYFVENKARAEFANNNKGDLFVSIHCNYVPKLREVVREGSRKETYYVTTGKGKSKKRVKKTRTVPVYKTYYHANPAHGTETYVFAAHKQDDKEDFILENGDIFSNEEDDGTINANINDPIVKQQVALWTKQFFGNSVKLASIVEEEFVGIGRFSRGVKQRQKGIWVLQATAMPSILIELGFLSHRPEEEYLISEEGQQQMVESIARSIKRYKDLVEKPAVQNAANNSRK